The following coding sequences are from one Bradyrhizobium sp. WSM471 window:
- a CDS encoding L,D-transpeptidase, whose protein sequence is MIKHFLTICAAATVAAAGTSLAQAQSYPVQQAPSYGAPAEYRPGDRAPSFDALDDEDDSMPQAALPPPGPDPRYGRPPGAPPVYSAAPPQGPVMSPDDPRYGRPAGAPVYSAAPPQGPVTSPDDPRYGRPAGPPAVIYADRPDQAPGSDGLRPPEAVGGPGATGTVQAGQPPAGADGRPMAIASLPPEEQPDAAPAQLPQNLRRQEVSLVTKEPAGTLIVDTPNTYLYYVLGNGRAIRYGVRVGRDGFTWTGVQKITRKAEWPDWHPPTEMIERQPYLPRFMAGGPGNPLGARAMYLGSTVYRIHGTNQPSTIGKFVSSGCIGMLNEDVSDLFDRVKVGTRVVVMPGGPPPGTATASAAPMPGAAGPAPMAAQAGPVGGTQPTVVPPLPAPVTVR, encoded by the coding sequence ATGATCAAACATTTTCTGACGATATGCGCTGCCGCAACAGTCGCTGCGGCGGGAACCTCGCTCGCACAGGCCCAGAGCTATCCGGTCCAGCAGGCGCCGAGCTATGGCGCGCCGGCCGAATATCGGCCCGGCGACCGCGCGCCGAGTTTCGACGCACTGGACGATGAAGACGATTCGATGCCGCAGGCAGCGCTGCCGCCGCCTGGCCCGGATCCGCGCTACGGCCGTCCGCCCGGCGCTCCGCCGGTGTATTCCGCCGCGCCGCCGCAGGGTCCGGTGATGTCGCCCGATGATCCCCGTTATGGCCGTCCCGCCGGCGCCCCCGTCTACTCGGCCGCGCCGCCGCAGGGTCCCGTGACGTCGCCCGACGATCCGCGCTACGGCCGCCCCGCCGGCCCGCCCGCGGTGATCTACGCCGATCGTCCGGATCAAGCGCCCGGCAGTGACGGCCTGCGTCCGCCGGAGGCAGTCGGTGGTCCCGGCGCGACCGGAACGGTCCAGGCCGGGCAGCCGCCCGCGGGTGCCGACGGCCGGCCGATGGCGATCGCCTCGCTGCCGCCCGAGGAGCAGCCTGACGCTGCTCCGGCGCAGCTGCCGCAGAACCTGCGCCGCCAGGAGGTCTCGCTGGTGACCAAGGAGCCGGCCGGAACACTCATCGTCGATACCCCGAATACCTACCTCTATTACGTGCTCGGCAATGGCCGTGCGATCCGCTACGGCGTTCGCGTCGGCCGCGACGGCTTCACCTGGACCGGCGTGCAGAAGATCACCCGCAAGGCCGAGTGGCCGGATTGGCATCCGCCGACCGAGATGATCGAGCGCCAGCCCTATCTGCCGCGCTTCATGGCCGGCGGTCCCGGCAATCCGCTCGGCGCCCGCGCGATGTATCTCGGCTCGACTGTCTACCGCATCCACGGCACCAACCAGCCCTCGACCATCGGCAAGTTCGTGTCCTCCGGCTGCATCGGCATGCTGAACGAGGACGTCTCCGACCTGTTCGATCGCGTCAAGGTCGGCACCCGCGTGGTCGTGATGCCGGGTGGTCCGCCGCCGGGAACTGCGACCGCATCCGCCGCGCCCATGCCCGGCGCTGCCGGGCCCGCTCCGATGGCTGCACAGGCCGGCCCGGTCGGAGGCACCCAGCCGACGGTGGTCCCGCCGCTGCCCGCGCCCGTCA
- the sseA gene encoding 3-mercaptopyruvate sulfurtransferase, which produces MTATDPLVSTEWLAAHINDANVKVLDASFKLPGVLPLPKDDYLAAHLPGAVFFDVDAVSDHSNPLPHMYPSAEQFGRDVGHLGISNADTVVIYDAGGWVAAPRAWWMFLAFGHGNVRILNGGLKKWRAEGRPVESGETKPKPATFKASYDSKRVRSMQQLIANVESRAEQVIDARAADRFEGRAPEPRAGIRSGHIPGARNVPYNLLFDAATGTMKPLDDLRVAFTNAGVKLDAPIVTSCGSGVSAGVLTLALYRLGITDTALYDGSWSEWGQEKGPPIATGPA; this is translated from the coding sequence ATGACCGCCACCGATCCCCTCGTTTCCACCGAATGGCTCGCCGCCCACATCAACGATGCCAACGTCAAGGTGCTCGACGCCAGCTTCAAGCTGCCGGGCGTGCTGCCGCTGCCAAAGGACGACTATCTCGCCGCGCATCTGCCTGGCGCGGTGTTCTTCGACGTCGACGCGGTGTCCGACCATTCCAACCCGCTGCCGCACATGTATCCGAGCGCCGAGCAGTTCGGTCGCGACGTGGGTCATCTCGGCATCTCCAATGCCGACACCGTCGTGATCTACGATGCCGGCGGCTGGGTCGCTGCTCCCCGCGCGTGGTGGATGTTCCTGGCTTTCGGCCACGGCAATGTGCGCATCCTCAATGGCGGCCTGAAGAAGTGGCGCGCCGAGGGGCGTCCTGTCGAGAGCGGCGAGACAAAGCCGAAGCCGGCGACATTCAAGGCGAGCTACGATTCCAAACGCGTGCGCAGCATGCAGCAATTGATCGCGAACGTCGAAAGCCGTGCCGAGCAGGTGATCGATGCGCGCGCCGCCGACCGGTTCGAGGGCCGGGCGCCGGAGCCACGCGCAGGCATCCGCTCCGGCCATATCCCGGGCGCGCGCAACGTGCCCTACAATCTCCTGTTCGACGCCGCGACCGGCACGATGAAGCCGCTCGATGATCTCCGCGTTGCCTTCACCAACGCCGGCGTCAAGCTCGATGCGCCGATCGTGACGAGCTGCGGCTCCGGGGTCTCTGCCGGCGTGCTGACGCTGGCGCTCTATCGCCTCGGCATCACCGACACCGCGCTTTACGACGGCTCATGGTCGGAATGGGGGCAGGAAAAGGGACCGCCGATCGCAACGGGGCCGGCGTAA
- a CDS encoding rhodanese-like domain-containing protein — MPQTITRGIKALIDEANAEIETLTAKDAIEISKNGDVVIVDIRDPREIERDGRIPGAFACTRGMLEFWIDPQSPYAKPVFQEDKKFVFHCAGGLRSALAAKTAQDMGLKPVAHIAGGYAAWRDAGGPVEQWEPKKKG, encoded by the coding sequence ATGCCCCAGACCATCACCCGCGGCATCAAGGCGCTGATCGACGAGGCCAATGCCGAGATCGAGACGCTCACCGCCAAGGACGCCATCGAGATCTCGAAGAACGGCGACGTCGTCATCGTCGACATCCGCGATCCCCGCGAGATCGAGCGTGACGGCCGCATCCCCGGCGCGTTCGCCTGCACCCGCGGCATGCTCGAATTCTGGATCGATCCGCAGAGCCCTTATGCGAAGCCGGTGTTCCAGGAGGACAAGAAGTTCGTCTTCCATTGCGCCGGCGGCTTGCGCTCCGCGCTCGCCGCCAAGACTGCGCAGGACATGGGCCTCAAGCCCGTCGCCCACATCGCCGGCGGCTACGCCGCCTGGCGCGACGCCGGCGGGCCGGTCGAGCAGTGGGAGCCGAAGAAGAAGGGGTGA
- a CDS encoding VWA domain-containing protein produces MFLQFFTSLRDAQVPVTLREYLTLMEALDADLADYSVENFYYLSRTSLVKDERNLDKFDRVFGTVFKGLESLLDAMEGAEIPEEWLKKLAEKYLTEDEKKQIEAMGWDKLMETLKKRLEEQKGRHQGGSKWIGTAGTSPFGAHGYNPEGVRIGQEKNRNNRAVKVWDKREFKDLDGNVELGIRNIKVALRRLRKFARTGAPDELDLDTTIRETANHGYLDVHMRPERRNAVKLLVFFDIGGSMDAHIEQVEELFSAAKSEFKHMEYFYFHNCLYEGVWKQNKRRFTDRTPTWDVLHKYPHDYKIVFVGDASMSPYEIMVPGGSVEHVNEEPGSVWLDRIIRTYPHSVWLNPVQQKHWDYSESTTIIKRIFANRMYPITIEGLEGAMKELTH; encoded by the coding sequence ATGTTCCTGCAATTCTTCACTTCTCTGCGCGATGCGCAGGTCCCCGTGACGCTGCGCGAATACCTCACGCTGATGGAGGCGCTCGACGCTGACCTCGCGGACTATTCGGTCGAGAATTTCTACTATCTCTCGCGCACCTCGCTGGTGAAGGACGAGCGCAACCTCGACAAGTTCGACCGCGTCTTCGGCACCGTCTTCAAGGGGCTGGAAAGTCTGCTCGACGCCATGGAGGGGGCCGAGATCCCCGAAGAGTGGCTGAAGAAGCTCGCCGAAAAGTACCTGACGGAAGACGAGAAGAAGCAGATCGAGGCCATGGGCTGGGACAAGCTCATGGAGACCCTGAAGAAGCGCCTCGAGGAGCAGAAGGGCCGCCATCAGGGCGGAAGCAAGTGGATCGGCACGGCCGGCACCTCGCCGTTCGGCGCCCATGGCTACAATCCCGAAGGCGTTCGCATCGGCCAGGAGAAGAACCGCAACAACCGCGCCGTGAAGGTGTGGGACAAGCGTGAGTTCAAGGATCTCGACGGCAATGTCGAGCTCGGCATCCGCAACATCAAGGTGGCGCTGCGGCGCCTGCGCAAATTCGCGCGCACTGGCGCGCCGGACGAGCTCGATCTCGATACCACCATCCGCGAGACCGCCAATCACGGCTATCTCGACGTGCACATGCGGCCCGAGCGGCGCAACGCGGTGAAGCTGCTGGTGTTCTTCGACATCGGCGGCTCGATGGACGCACATATCGAGCAGGTCGAGGAGCTGTTCTCGGCGGCGAAGAGCGAGTTCAAGCACATGGAGTATTTCTACTTCCACAACTGCCTCTATGAAGGCGTGTGGAAGCAGAACAAGCGCCGCTTCACCGACCGCACGCCGACCTGGGACGTGCTTCACAAATACCCGCACGACTACAAGATCGTGTTCGTCGGCGACGCCTCGATGTCGCCTTACGAGATCATGGTGCCCGGCGGCTCGGTCGAGCACGTCAACGAAGAGCCCGGCTCGGTCTGGCTCGACCGCATCATCCGCACCTATCCGCATTCGGTGTGGCTGAACCCGGTGCAACAGAAGCACTGGGACTATTCGGAATCCACCACGATCATCAAGCGCATCTTCGCCAACCGCATGTATCCAATCACGATCGAGGGGCTGGAAGGTGCGATGAAGGAATTGACGCACTAG
- a CDS encoding GlsB/YeaQ/YmgE family stress response membrane protein — MGILAALIIGAIAGWLAGKIVHGAGFGLIGNIVVGIIGALVASWILPQLHIQLATGTVGAIVDATIGAVIVLVILSLIKRV; from the coding sequence ATGGGAATTCTCGCAGCGCTCATCATTGGCGCGATCGCAGGCTGGCTTGCCGGCAAGATTGTCCATGGGGCGGGATTTGGGCTGATCGGCAACATCGTCGTCGGCATCATCGGTGCACTTGTGGCCAGCTGGATTCTGCCTCAGCTGCATATCCAGCTCGCAACGGGCACGGTCGGGGCCATCGTGGATGCCACGATCGGCGCGGTGATTGTGCTCGTCATCCTTTCGCTGATAAAACGGGTCTGA
- a CDS encoding MoxR family ATPase, producing the protein MKFTGTKDYVATDDLKVAVNASIVLERPLLIKGEPGTGKTVLAEEVAKALNAPLLTWHIKSTTKAQQGLYEYDAVSRLRDSQLGDARVSDIKNYIKRGKLWDAFTAEQRPVLLIDEIDKADIEFPNDLLLELDRMEFHVYETGETIKAKQRPIMMITSNNEKELPDAFLRRCFFHYIKFPDADTMTRIVDVHFPGIKKRLVEEALRIFFEVREVPGLKKKPSTSELLDWLKLLLNEDMSVEQLRERDPRKLIPPLHGALLKNEQDVHLFERLAFLSRREV; encoded by the coding sequence ATGAAATTTACCGGCACCAAGGACTATGTTGCGACCGACGATCTCAAGGTCGCGGTCAACGCCTCGATCGTGCTGGAGCGCCCGCTGCTCATCAAGGGCGAGCCCGGCACCGGCAAGACGGTGCTGGCGGAGGAAGTGGCGAAAGCGCTGAACGCCCCGCTTCTGACCTGGCACATCAAGTCCACGACCAAGGCACAGCAAGGCCTCTACGAATACGACGCGGTGTCGCGCCTGCGCGACAGCCAGCTCGGCGATGCCCGCGTGTCCGACATCAAGAACTACATCAAGCGCGGCAAGCTGTGGGATGCCTTCACCGCCGAGCAGCGCCCGGTGCTGCTGATCGACGAGATCGACAAGGCCGACATCGAATTCCCGAACGATCTTTTGCTCGAGCTCGACCGCATGGAATTCCATGTCTACGAGACCGGCGAGACGATCAAGGCCAAGCAGCGCCCGATCATGATGATCACCTCCAACAACGAGAAGGAGCTGCCCGACGCGTTCCTGCGCCGCTGCTTTTTCCACTACATCAAGTTCCCCGATGCCGACACCATGACCCGGATCGTCGACGTCCATTTTCCCGGCATCAAGAAGCGGCTGGTCGAGGAAGCCTTGCGCATCTTCTTCGAGGTCCGCGAGGTGCCCGGTCTGAAGAAGAAGCCGTCCACCTCCGAGCTGCTCGACTGGCTCAAGCTGCTGCTCAACGAAGACATGAGCGTCGAGCAGCTGCGCGAACGCGACCCGCGCAAGCTGATCCCGCCGCTGCACGGCGCGCTGCTCAAGAACGAGCAAGATGTGCATCTGTTCGAGCGACTCGCGTTCTTGAGCAGAAGGGAAGTGTAG
- a CDS encoding GMC family oxidoreductase: protein MDRFDYVIVGAGSAGCVLTSRLSEDPATSICVLEAGPSDWHPYIHLPAGFIKTFHMKSINWAYQQEVGPWTGGRSIYAPRGKTLGGSSSINGHIYNRGQRMDFDTWAQMGNRGWGYADVLPYFRRLEKRVGEGEDVYRGRDGNLTVTTMNWRDPLCEAFMEGAVSLGIPRNPDYNGKTQEGVSYCQRTIDKGLRVSGATAFLKPAMKRPNVHVHTHAHATEIIFEGKRAVGVRYMKGGSGGTPVEVRANKEVILSGGTYNSPQLLQLSGIGSPDLLSAHGIQVRHTLPVGEGLQDHYAPRTVARVKDIRTINELRRGWRLWVEAMKWATARKGLLSLSPTMVYCFWHSGESADSSDLQLTFTPASYKEGVQGQLEDEPGMTVASWQQRPESRGYVRIRSSDPFAPPIIQTNYLDAELDRRVIVGGMKLARRLLKSAPLSPYYAYEDFPGPNINTDDEFLAAATERGTTTFHPGCTCRMGPADSTWAVVDDQLRVHGLEGLRVIDASVMPRMISANLNASTMMIADRASDLIRGKQPMEAARVPDAAVA from the coding sequence ATGGACAGATTTGATTATGTGATCGTCGGCGCGGGCTCCGCCGGTTGCGTGCTCACCAGCCGGCTGAGCGAAGACCCTGCTACCAGCATCTGCGTGCTCGAGGCGGGCCCGAGCGACTGGCATCCCTACATCCATCTGCCGGCGGGCTTCATCAAGACCTTCCACATGAAGAGCATCAACTGGGCCTACCAGCAGGAGGTCGGGCCCTGGACCGGCGGGCGCAGCATCTACGCGCCCCGCGGCAAGACGCTCGGCGGCTCGTCCTCGATCAACGGCCATATCTACAATCGCGGCCAGCGCATGGATTTCGACACCTGGGCGCAGATGGGCAATCGCGGCTGGGGCTATGCTGACGTGCTGCCCTACTTCCGGCGGCTGGAGAAACGGGTCGGCGAGGGCGAGGACGTTTACCGCGGCCGCGACGGCAATCTCACCGTCACCACCATGAACTGGCGCGATCCGCTTTGCGAAGCCTTCATGGAAGGCGCGGTCTCGCTCGGCATTCCCCGCAACCCCGACTACAACGGCAAGACCCAGGAAGGCGTCTCCTACTGCCAGCGCACCATCGACAAGGGCCTGCGCGTCTCCGGCGCCACCGCGTTCCTCAAGCCCGCGATGAAGCGGCCGAACGTGCATGTCCACACCCACGCGCACGCGACCGAGATCATCTTCGAGGGCAAGCGCGCCGTCGGCGTGCGCTACATGAAGGGCGGCTCTGGCGGCACGCCGGTCGAGGTCCGCGCCAACAAGGAGGTGATCCTGTCCGGCGGCACCTATAATTCGCCGCAGCTCTTGCAGCTCTCCGGCATCGGCTCGCCTGATTTGCTCAGCGCCCACGGCATCCAGGTGCGTCACACGCTTCCGGTGGGCGAAGGCCTGCAAGATCATTATGCGCCGCGCACGGTCGCGCGCGTCAAAGACATCAGGACCATCAACGAGCTTCGTCGCGGCTGGCGTCTCTGGGTCGAGGCGATGAAATGGGCGACCGCGCGCAAAGGCCTGCTCTCGCTGTCGCCAACCATGGTCTATTGCTTCTGGCACTCCGGCGAGAGTGCGGATTCGTCCGATCTCCAGCTCACCTTCACCCCGGCGAGCTACAAGGAAGGCGTGCAGGGCCAGCTCGAGGATGAGCCCGGCATGACCGTAGCGTCCTGGCAGCAGCGCCCCGAGAGCCGCGGCTATGTCCGCATCCGCTCGTCAGATCCGTTCGCGCCGCCGATCATCCAGACCAACTATCTCGACGCCGAGCTCGACCGCCGGGTCATCGTCGGCGGCATGAAGCTTGCGCGCAGGCTTTTGAAGAGCGCGCCGCTGTCGCCCTATTACGCCTACGAGGATTTCCCGGGCCCCAACATCAACACCGACGACGAGTTCTTGGCCGCCGCCACCGAACGCGGCACCACCACCTTCCACCCCGGCTGCACCTGCCGCATGGGCCCGGCGGATTCCACCTGGGCGGTGGTCGACGACCAGCTCCGCGTTCACGGATTGGAAGGCCTGCGCGTCATCGATGCGTCCGTCATGCCGCGGATGATCTCGGCGAACCTCAATGCCTCCACCATGATGATCGCCGACCGCGCCTCGGACCTGATCCGCGGCAAGCAGCCGATGGAAGCCGCGCGCGTGCCGGATGCGGCGGTAGCGTGA
- a CDS encoding GNAT family N-acetyltransferase — translation MPWPDPITLRGQHAGLEPLSHQHREGLVEAVKDGELSTIWYTAIPTPDNMGKEIDRRLGLQAAGSMLPFTVFDGSGKIVGMTTYMNIDAANRRVEIGSTWYGKGAQRGPLNTQCKLLLLTHAFETLDCIAVEFRTHFFNHQSRRAIERLGAKQDGILRSHQVAPNGTLRDTVVYSITAAEWPTVRTHLNYQLNDKPR, via the coding sequence ATGCCCTGGCCTGATCCCATCACCCTGCGCGGACAGCATGCCGGTCTGGAGCCGCTGTCGCATCAGCACCGCGAGGGGCTGGTCGAGGCCGTGAAGGACGGCGAGCTCTCCACCATCTGGTACACCGCGATTCCGACGCCGGACAACATGGGCAAGGAAATCGACCGCCGGCTCGGTCTTCAGGCCGCGGGCTCGATGCTCCCCTTCACCGTGTTCGATGGCAGCGGCAAGATCGTGGGCATGACGACCTATATGAACATCGATGCCGCCAACCGCCGGGTCGAGATCGGCTCGACCTGGTATGGCAAGGGCGCGCAGCGCGGCCCGCTCAACACGCAGTGCAAGCTGCTGCTGCTCACCCATGCCTTCGAGACCCTGGACTGCATCGCGGTGGAATTCCGCACGCATTTCTTCAATCACCAGAGCCGCCGCGCCATCGAGCGCCTGGGCGCCAAGCAGGACGGCATCCTGCGCAGCCACCAGGTCGCGCCGAACGGCACGCTGCGCGACACGGTGGTCTACAGCATCACCGCCGCCGAATGGCCGACGGTGCGAACGCATTTGAATTATCAACTCAACGACAAGCCGCGCTAG
- a CDS encoding SMP-30/gluconolactonase/LRE family protein: MSNVRVLATDLEFPEGPVVMPDGSVVLVEIRGQRLTRIHPDGRKEIVAKIPGGPNGAALGPDGKIYICNNGGFSWIPTRNMIMPGPQPDDYLGGSIQRVDLQSGQIETVVTRCGEHDLRGPNDLVFDKQGGLWFSDLGKRRAREMDVGGMYYLKPGMKEIVEIVHGVLPANGIGLSPDETTVYIAETPTGRLWAYELSAPGTLKPRDVIYRGERGKPICGLGGYQMFDSLAVEANGNVCVATLVSGCISVIAPDGTLVEQIPTGDRVTTNIAFGGPELKTAYITLSGKGELIAMDWPRSGLPLNFLNK, encoded by the coding sequence ATGTCCAACGTCCGCGTTCTCGCCACCGACCTCGAATTTCCCGAAGGGCCGGTCGTGATGCCGGACGGCTCGGTGGTGCTGGTGGAAATTCGCGGCCAGCGCCTGACCCGAATCCATCCCGACGGGCGCAAGGAGATCGTCGCGAAGATTCCGGGCGGCCCGAACGGCGCGGCCCTCGGCCCCGACGGCAAGATCTACATCTGCAACAATGGCGGCTTCTCCTGGATCCCGACGCGCAACATGATCATGCCGGGCCCGCAGCCCGACGATTATCTCGGCGGCTCGATCCAGCGCGTCGATCTGCAATCCGGCCAGATCGAAACCGTCGTGACGCGTTGCGGCGAGCACGATCTGCGCGGGCCGAACGATCTGGTGTTCGACAAGCAGGGCGGCCTCTGGTTCTCCGATCTCGGTAAGCGCCGCGCGCGCGAGATGGACGTCGGCGGCATGTACTATCTCAAGCCCGGCATGAAGGAGATCGTCGAAATCGTCCATGGGGTGTTGCCGGCGAACGGCATCGGCCTGTCGCCCGACGAGACCACCGTCTACATCGCGGAGACGCCGACGGGCCGGCTCTGGGCCTACGAGCTCTCCGCGCCCGGCACGCTGAAGCCGCGCGACGTGATCTATCGCGGCGAGCGGGGCAAACCGATCTGCGGCCTCGGCGGCTACCAGATGTTCGACTCGCTCGCGGTCGAAGCGAACGGCAATGTCTGCGTCGCCACCCTCGTCTCCGGCTGCATCTCGGTGATCGCGCCTGATGGTACCTTGGTTGAGCAGATCCCGACCGGCGACCGCGTCACCACCAACATCGCCTTCGGCGGCCCCGAGCTGAAGACCGCCTACATCACGCTCTCAGGCAAGGGCGAGCTGATCGCCATGGACTGGCCGCGCAGCGGTTTGCCGTTGAACTTTTTGAACAAGTGA
- a CDS encoding AraC family transcriptional regulator: protein MNPAQRALWYVESHLAEPMTLDEIAAISGVSRFHIVRAFAAAAGLPVMRYVRARRLTEAARSLANGAPDILSLALEADYGSHEAFTRAFRDQFGTTPEAVRAAQCTGHLRLQEPILMDSTISDKLATPRFETTKAFLVAGINERISCDNGAAIPGLWQRFHQEVADIPARVGPVAYGVCCNGDDAGNFDYIAGVEVADFSELPRRFGRIRIPEQRYAVFTHADHVASIRRTVNAIWNQWLPASGLKAADAPNFERYDEKFDPATGNGGLEIWIPVRD, encoded by the coding sequence ATGAACCCAGCCCAACGCGCGCTCTGGTATGTCGAGAGCCATCTCGCCGAGCCGATGACGCTCGATGAGATCGCTGCGATATCGGGCGTGTCGCGGTTCCACATCGTGCGCGCGTTTGCCGCAGCCGCCGGCCTGCCGGTGATGCGGTACGTGCGCGCGCGGCGGCTGACCGAGGCGGCGCGCAGTCTTGCGAACGGCGCGCCGGATATCCTGTCGCTGGCGCTCGAGGCGGATTACGGCTCGCACGAAGCATTCACCCGCGCGTTCCGCGACCAGTTCGGCACCACGCCCGAGGCGGTGCGGGCCGCGCAATGCACCGGCCATCTCAGGCTCCAGGAGCCGATCCTCATGGACTCAACCATCTCCGACAAGCTCGCCACCCCCCGCTTCGAAACCACAAAGGCCTTTCTCGTCGCAGGTATCAACGAGCGCATCTCCTGCGACAACGGCGCGGCCATTCCGGGACTGTGGCAGCGCTTCCACCAGGAGGTCGCCGACATTCCCGCGCGCGTTGGACCGGTCGCCTATGGCGTCTGCTGCAACGGCGACGATGCCGGCAATTTCGACTACATCGCCGGCGTCGAGGTCGCCGATTTCTCCGAGCTGCCGCGCCGCTTCGGCCGTATCCGGATCCCCGAGCAGCGCTATGCGGTGTTCACCCACGCCGACCACGTCGCCTCGATCAGGCGCACCGTGAACGCGATCTGGAATCAGTGGCTGCCGGCCTCCGGCCTGAAGGCCGCCGATGCGCCGAACTTCGAGCGCTACGACGAGAAATTCGATCCCGCCACCGGCAATGGCGGCCTGGAGATTTGGATACCCGTGCGAGATTAG
- a CDS encoding mandelate racemase/muconate lactonizing enzyme family protein has translation MKITDVRAHHIRIPYDAGVASFRQGASAITALDMVMVEVSTDAGLTGWGDAFAYVCPRTTRSAVEEMIAPQARGLEVPDAAGIPALMEQIQRNLHLFGRYGITMFAISGLDIALWDLAAKVKGVPLHRLLGGTRRPAIPAYASLLRIGSPDNIAAECKKALALGYGAIKLHETTAPAVFAARAAIGPGIPLMVDMNCPLSGEQAIAFARTCREAQPMFLEEPVWPPEDFAALAEVRSKGELDVAAGENACTEYQFRQMMEAGAVSHAQPSVIKVGGITEFLKVAVLADRLGVKIVPHSPYFGPGLLATLHLLAGRDDGLVEMFYLKREACLWGGRADVDATGHVPVPTGPGLGYEPERSVMERYRVA, from the coding sequence ATGAAGATCACCGATGTGCGGGCGCACCATATCCGCATCCCCTATGACGCCGGTGTCGCGAGCTTCCGTCAGGGCGCCTCCGCCATCACCGCCCTCGACATGGTGATGGTCGAGGTCAGCACCGACGCCGGGTTGACCGGCTGGGGCGATGCCTTCGCCTATGTCTGCCCCCGCACCACGCGCAGTGCCGTCGAGGAAATGATCGCACCGCAGGCCCGCGGGCTGGAGGTTCCCGATGCCGCCGGCATTCCCGCCTTGATGGAGCAGATCCAGCGCAATCTGCATCTGTTCGGGCGTTACGGCATCACCATGTTCGCGATCTCCGGGCTCGACATCGCGCTGTGGGACCTCGCCGCCAAGGTCAAGGGCGTGCCGCTGCACCGCCTGCTCGGCGGCACCAGGCGCCCGGCCATTCCGGCCTATGCGAGCCTGTTGCGGATCGGTTCGCCCGACAACATCGCCGCCGAATGCAAGAAGGCGCTGGCGCTCGGCTATGGGGCCATCAAGCTGCACGAGACCACGGCACCGGCGGTGTTTGCCGCGCGCGCGGCGATCGGGCCCGGCATTCCGCTGATGGTGGACATGAACTGCCCGCTGTCAGGCGAGCAGGCGATCGCGTTCGCCAGGACATGCCGGGAGGCGCAGCCGATGTTCCTGGAGGAGCCGGTCTGGCCGCCGGAGGATTTTGCGGCGCTCGCCGAGGTCCGCAGCAAGGGCGAACTCGACGTCGCCGCCGGCGAGAACGCCTGCACGGAATATCAATTCCGCCAGATGATGGAGGCGGGCGCGGTCAGCCACGCCCAGCCGTCGGTGATCAAGGTCGGCGGCATCACGGAATTTCTGAAGGTTGCGGTGCTCGCAGATCGGCTCGGCGTCAAGATCGTTCCGCACTCCCCGTATTTCGGCCCCGGCCTGCTGGCGACCTTGCATCTCCTGGCGGGACGCGACGACGGATTGGTCGAGATGTTTTACCTGAAACGCGAGGCCTGCCTGTGGGGCGGCCGCGCCGACGTCGATGCCACCGGCCATGTCCCGGTGCCGACCGGACCCGGACTTGGCTATGAGCCCGAGCGCAGCGTGATGGAGCGATATCGCGTCGCCTGA
- a CDS encoding glutathione S-transferase family protein translates to MAKATLTISSKNYSSWSLRGWLLTKFSGLDFEEIVTAPDDASARAEILLLSSSILVPCLRHDGAIVWDTLAIAEYLNEAMPDAGLLPRDRVQRAHCRSICGEIHSGFTTLRASLPVNLKGHFPGFKIWSRAQADIDRVWAIWRDCLDKSGGPFLFGETRTMADAMYAPVVTRFVTYNVKLEPQLQAYADTIMAMPEMKEWIAAARDEPAEIEELEVEY, encoded by the coding sequence ATGGCGAAGGCGACACTGACCATCAGCAGCAAGAACTATTCGTCCTGGTCGCTGCGTGGCTGGCTGCTGACGAAATTTTCCGGGCTCGATTTCGAGGAGATCGTCACCGCCCCGGACGACGCGTCGGCGCGCGCCGAAATCCTGCTGTTGTCGTCGTCGATCCTGGTGCCATGCCTGCGGCACGACGGTGCGATCGTGTGGGATACGCTGGCGATCGCCGAATATCTCAACGAGGCGATGCCGGATGCCGGGCTGTTGCCTAGGGATCGCGTTCAGCGTGCGCATTGCCGCTCGATCTGCGGCGAAATCCATTCAGGCTTCACCACCTTGCGCGCCTCGCTGCCGGTCAATTTGAAGGGGCACTTCCCCGGCTTCAAGATCTGGTCGCGCGCGCAGGCGGACATCGATCGCGTCTGGGCGATCTGGCGCGACTGCCTGGACAAATCGGGCGGGCCCTTCCTGTTCGGCGAGACCCGCACCATGGCTGACGCGATGTACGCCCCCGTGGTGACGCGCTTCGTGACCTATAACGTCAAGCTTGAGCCGCAGCTGCAGGCCTATGCCGATACCATCATGGCCATGCCGGAGATGAAGGAATGGATCGCGGCGGCAAGGGACGAGCCGGCCGAGATCGAGGAGCTTGAGGTCGAATATTAG